One stretch of Desulfovibrio sp. UCD-KL4C DNA includes these proteins:
- a CDS encoding universal stress protein produces MNNVLIAVDTSESSFWLAYYAIALTKRIPMDVSILMIEDENHKSKGEKGDEWIGLPEKRLESLLAEGHSDTSHINFYSTKGNFEDEVIQFILENKITTLFIGQPEPRRAKLDTQFMALLERIGSRTDCHIEVVQKVSAYGSDKF; encoded by the coding sequence ATGAATAATGTACTTATCGCTGTCGACACCTCTGAATCCAGTTTTTGGCTGGCATATTACGCTATTGCGCTAACCAAAAGAATACCTATGGATGTCTCTATTCTTATGATCGAAGATGAAAATCATAAGAGTAAAGGAGAAAAAGGTGATGAGTGGATAGGGCTTCCGGAAAAACGTTTGGAGTCTTTGCTGGCAGAGGGACACTCAGATACGTCTCATATAAATTTTTATTCAACAAAGGGTAATTTTGAAGACGAAGTCATTCAATTTATCCTTGAGAATAAGATTACGACTCTGTTCATCGGCCAGCCGGAACCGAGACGGGCTAAGCTTGATACTCAGTTTATGGCTCTCCTTGAACGGATCGGAAGTAGAACCGACTGTCACATAGAAGTTGTGCAGAAGGTTTCAGCATACGGTAGTGACAAATTTTAA
- a CDS encoding TIGR02186 family protein, with amino-acid sequence MKKYSIALSICFTMLLMSCGTVFADEDMSLSFKPDHVTIGTTYNGATVELSGTVPKGCAAVVRVMGELKDTKFKKKGKVLGFLWMNVATVELDHIPSLFLVATDSDIYGGGGKKWKDLNIGFDSVKGNSDTEIFHEFLKLVEHEEHYMIEDGVVKYHDAGNGLRGFTAELTLPSSLQRGDYTVEVLAVRDGKVVGKTVSSISAAFSGFPKILSSIAFGHEIIYGISAVIIAILAGLFMSMVFSDKGAAH; translated from the coding sequence ATGAAGAAATATTCAATTGCACTTAGCATCTGTTTTACCATGCTTCTTATGTCCTGTGGAACTGTTTTCGCAGACGAAGATATGTCCCTCAGTTTTAAGCCAGACCATGTAACCATCGGTACAACTTATAATGGTGCAACAGTCGAGCTTAGTGGGACTGTGCCTAAAGGGTGTGCTGCTGTTGTCAGAGTCATGGGTGAGCTTAAGGATACCAAGTTCAAGAAAAAAGGTAAGGTTCTCGGTTTTCTCTGGATGAACGTTGCTACTGTTGAATTAGATCATATTCCAAGTTTGTTTTTAGTGGCTACTGATTCAGATATCTACGGTGGTGGCGGGAAAAAATGGAAAGATTTAAATATTGGATTTGATTCTGTAAAAGGAAATTCTGATACAGAGATCTTTCATGAGTTTCTTAAGCTTGTTGAGCACGAAGAACACTACATGATTGAAGACGGCGTTGTTAAATACCATGATGCTGGTAATGGACTCCGCGGATTTACCGCTGAACTGACATTGCCTTCTTCTTTACAGAGAGGTGATTATACCGTTGAAGTCCTAGCTGTACGTGATGGTAAAGTCGTAGGAAAAACTGTAAGTTCCATCTCAGCTGCTTTTAGCGGGTTTCCTAAAATCCTTTCTTCCATAGCATTTGGACATGAGATTATTTATGGAATTTCGGCTGTAATAATAGCCATTTTGGCCGGTTTATTCATGAGTATGGTTTTTAGCGATAAAGGGGCTGCTCATTAA
- a CDS encoding sulfite exporter TauE/SafE family protein, with the protein MWHMYLPIAGNSVNVILIFMLGGLVGLLSGIFGVGGGFLMTPLLIMFGIPPTVAAASDSNQIVGASTSGCLAHYRLGNVDFKMGFLLLIGGILGGFVGVQAIKVLRAMGNADFLINVTYVLMLGGVGSYMFYESLQSLRKKVPTVKTEAPKKKSCYTAMLESLPFQTDFKKSGVRLSLLMPLVLGVLVGVLAAIMGVGGGFIMVPIMVYLLRMPMHVVVGTSLFQILFTCINVTILQSYTNHTVDFVLALILLVGSTIGAQFGTKISKKLKGEHLKILLATLVLAVMVKMLFSLLLTPDVLLAYAGGH; encoded by the coding sequence ATGTGGCATATGTATCTTCCCATTGCCGGGAACAGCGTTAACGTAATTCTCATCTTCATGTTGGGAGGTTTAGTTGGGCTGCTCTCAGGGATATTTGGTGTAGGAGGCGGTTTCTTGATGACTCCACTGCTCATCATGTTCGGTATTCCGCCGACCGTTGCAGCTGCATCTGACTCAAACCAGATTGTCGGAGCTTCAACATCAGGATGTCTGGCCCACTATCGCCTCGGTAATGTAGATTTTAAGATGGGATTCCTGCTTTTAATCGGTGGTATTCTCGGCGGATTCGTCGGTGTTCAAGCAATTAAGGTTCTCAGAGCCATGGGTAATGCGGATTTCTTAATTAATGTTACCTATGTTTTGATGCTCGGCGGGGTTGGGTCTTATATGTTTTATGAGAGCCTTCAAAGTTTGCGCAAAAAAGTTCCTACAGTTAAGACAGAAGCTCCCAAAAAGAAATCCTGTTATACTGCAATGCTCGAAAGTCTTCCTTTCCAGACTGACTTTAAGAAGTCCGGCGTACGTCTTTCTCTTCTCATGCCTTTGGTTCTTGGTGTTCTGGTAGGTGTTCTGGCAGCGATCATGGGAGTTGGCGGAGGCTTTATCATGGTTCCGATCATGGTTTATCTGCTTCGTATGCCTATGCATGTTGTTGTTGGTACAAGCCTTTTTCAGATTCTTTTTACCTGTATAAACGTTACAATTTTACAGTCATATACTAATCATACTGTAGACTTTGTTTTAGCTTTAATTCTTTTAGTCGGCTCAACTATCGGGGCTCAGTTTGGAACTAAGATCAGTAAAAAACTTAAAGGTGAACATCTTAAGATTTTACTGGCAACTCTTGTTCTGGCTGTAATGGTAAAAATGCTTTTCAGCCTGTTGCTCACTCCTGATGTGCTGCTGGCTTATGCAGGGGGACATTAA